ATATCCATGAGTTCGAGGATAAAATCATAACCCCAAAGGGGTATAGCCAGGCTATTGAAGAGGTAGAAATATCTAATAGGTTCCTTCACACTTCTAATGTCTTGGACTGGAACTTACTCGATCTTTTGCAACCAATGCCGAATTCAAATACACTACAGGTTCCAAGtgatttgaatgaaaaaaacCAGGAAAGAAATGATTTCATACCTTTAAGTATGATTTCTTGTCCGGAACCGGTGAGTAGGACACAATATCACTTTCACAGAGTAGGTATTGAGGGTGAAATTTCTACTTATGAAGAGAAAGTTAATATCGAGGATGTCTTAAATGCAAACTCCGCAAATTCTTTATCACtaacaagaaaaatcaatcCTAATGGGGACTTGATAAGGGGTACCACAAATCAATTACCATTTACACCTGGTGGTCTTGATAAAGATGTAGTCGAAACAGGATCAGACTCTGTAGTTGCGAACAATGAAGCAGGAACAAAGCTATTATCAAGAGATGAGTTTGGTCTATTCAATATTCCGCCAGGATTGGAAAGAGGTATCACTCCAAACATTGAAACTAATAACCAAACGACCCAGAAGGAGCtagaagaaattgataGATTATCAAAACTTGAGAACGATGAGCAAAATAAGCAAGAGATTCAAAAATTAAGAGATCTAGAACATGATAAGATATCTTCATCTGCTGTAGTTGATGAATCTCTGGGTACATCAGAGATTGACGAATTACTTCCAGTAGATCTCAATTTTGGTAGGCATATTAGAAAACTTAACAAGTCTTCAGATAGGGTGGAGTGGGCGCATATGGTAGATTTGAATAGTAATATGGATAATTTCAATGACTTGGTTCCAAATCCTGCTCGTACATGGCCATTCGAGCTAGATACGTTCCAAAAAGAAGCGGTTTATCATCTAGAACAAGGTGATTCGGTGTTTGTAGCCGCTCATACATCTGCAGGGAAAACAGTGGTCGCAGAATATGCGATCGCGATGTCTAAAAGAAACAtgacaaaaacaatatacaCTTCTCCAATTAAAGCTTTgtcaaaccaaaaattcAGAGATTTCAAGGAAGATTTCGATGATATCGATGTTGGTTTAATTACAGGTGATGTGCAAATTAATCCCGAAGCAGATTGCTTGATCATGACAACAGAAATTTTAAGATCTATGCTTTACCGTGGAGCAGATTTAATCAGAGATGTGGAATTTGTTATTTTTGATGAAGTTCATTACGTTAATGATCAAATGCGTGGTGTTGTATGGGAAGAGGTCATAATTATGCTTCCCCAACATGTGAAGTTCATCTTGTTATCAGCTACTGTGCCAAATACATTCGAGTTTGCCAATTGGATTGGTAGAACTaagcaaaagaatatatatgtgaTATCAACACCTAAACGTCCTGTGCCATTAGAGATTAATATTTGGACTAAGAAGAAACTAATACCTGTTATAAATGATAAAAGGGAATTCTTGCCAAGGGGTTTTAGAGAACATAAGGATTTACTTACCGACTCAGTTGTTTCCGGCAGTGACCCAAGGAgtcaacaaaaaaatggaaaaccATCAGGGAACCAGAAGACTATTACCAAAGGATCCAAAGGCGTTGGAGCAAAAGGTTCAAACAAATCATCCTTTTTTAAGTATGATGGTCCTACAAAAGCTACCTGGTACAACCTACTCAAACATCTCAAAGCAAATGATCTTCTTCCAGCAgttgttttcgttttcagCAAAAAAAGATGCGAGGAATATGCTGATGCAGTTGAAGGTGCCGATCTCTTGAATGCAAAGGAGAGATCTGCAATCCATATTTTCATCGAAAAATCTATTTCTCGTTTAAGAAAAGATGACAGAGAGCTTCCTCAAATCTTAAAGATTAGATCGCTATTATCAAGGGGTATTGCAGTGCACCACGGTGGTCTCTTACCGATagtaaaagaattaatTGAGATTTTATTCGCAAAAGGTTTTGTAAAGCTTTTGTTTGCCACAGAAACGTTTGCTATGGGTCTAAATTTACCTACGAGAACAGTAGTGTTCAGTGAGATATCTAAACATGATGGTGAGAAAAAGCGCAATCTTCTCCCTGGTGAATTTACTCAAATGGCGGGAAGAGCTGGACGTAGAGGTAAAGATAAAACAGGGACTGTCATTGTCATGTCTTATAGCAGACCCCTTGACGAAGCGtcattcaaagaagttACTTTAGGTATCCCAACTCGTTTACAATCTCAGTTCAGATTGACCTACAATATGATTCTTAATCTTTTAAGAATTGAAGCTTTAAGAGTGGAGGAGATGATTAAGTTCTCATTTAGTGAAAATAGCAAAGAGACTTTAAAGCCTGAGCAAGAAAACATGATAAAAGAATTACAAGCTAAGGTTGACTTAATTGATATTAGCAAGTACTCTGAAGAGGACATTAAGGAATATGAATCTGCTTATAATTTAATATCTGGTTATTCTCAGACTTGCGTTGATATTATGACCGAAATTGAcgaaacaagaacaataGGAAAGAGATTAAGTGTAGGAAGATTCATAATATTCAGAGataaaaatggaaatcCAGTTGCAGGGTTCGTTTTCAAATCTAACCCACCAAAGGGAACTTGTGTTGTACTAAAACTAACACGTCCAATGTTATTGGGATCTGAAAGTGTCAACCACCTTCCATCcctattcttctttgctaATTACTGCTCTTCTCATCTATCAACGTGGAACTCTATCAAGGGCTGCTTGGATCTTGAAATACAagaaatttcaatatttgatattgagGTGATTTCGAAGTTCATATTCTCAGATGTCAACGGTAAATTTATTAACAGCACAAGTGAAGAGCAGAGGAAATTGGCTTGTGAATTCTTATTTAGTGTCTCCAGAAGAGTCCAGAAGACTAAAGATCTAACATTAGCTTCAACACCTTCACTAAAGGTTCAGCAATCTGTTTTgcaaattcaaaagatagTAGCAGACTTACATCGGCTAagagttgttgaagatgaaacATTTGGGAAAAAATTCGAACCCTTCTACAAGCGCTTTGAGTTACAAAAGGAGATAAAAAACATATATCATATGATGTCGGAACAAAATCTCAGTCTCTTGCCAGATTACGAATCACGTCTCAGCGTATTAAAAGAGACAGGATTTATAGACTATAATAACAATGTGTTATTAAAGGGAAGGGTAGCATGTGAAATAAACACAGGTTACGAATTAGTTCTTACGGAATTGATATTGGACAATTTCCTTGGTGACTTTGAGCCTGAAGAGATTGTTGCTCTTTTATCAGCATTCGTTTATGAGGGACGAACTAGGGAAGAAGAGCCTCCAGTTATAACTCCAAGATTGGCTAAGGGTAAGGAGAAAATTAAGGAGATCTATTCTAAAATGCAAGAAGTGTCGGAAAGATATCAAATTCCTGCAACACAAGAGGAGGCAGAGtttttagagaagaagagatttGCATTATTGAATGTGATATACGAATGGGCAAGAGGTCTTTCatttaaagaaattatgGAGATGAGTGTTGAGGCTGAAGGTACTATAGTTAGAGTAATTTCAAGACTAGATGAAGTTTGTCGTGAGGTCAGAAATGCTGCAGTCATCATTGGTAATTCCGTCCTTCATCAAAAGATGACCCAAGCTCAGGAACTAATTAAAAGAGATATTGTGTTTGCTGCCAGTTTGTACTTATGAGAGAAATGGattcttttatatatatataatgcAGTTTATATAGGATTATAGTCTGAAAAGCTTCCTTATCGCAGGCTTGgtgatttcattttgaatCAATTCACTCATCACCATTTTTTCATTGCAATGTGCCAAACAGGCTACTACAGTATAAAAAACAGAGAGATCCATTCGCGTAATAGCATTTGATGAAAGTTCATAATGAGGAAGGGGAAAACGCGCCAGTTTCTTCACACCCTTCGTTCGAAGAAACCTACTAAGGACTTCCCTGGTTCTATGATTGGTCATGAAAGCTTTCTGTAAACTAGTCATATTTTTCCTCATGTTCATAACATTTAATTGACTTTTGGTCGCTATGAACTCCGATTTCAATAGCGTGCTTCCTTCCAGCTCTAGACGGGCGAATCCATAAAATCTTGAATCAATTTTAAATCTTGATGACTTTGAAACGTATAAACATTTTCGCAGTTGACTGATCGGAGGTAATATAAGCTCGTACTTGGTAGCATTCAAAACATTCAATATACAACTTATTCtctcatcatcttcttgctgatttctttttggtaaACTTCCTCTTGTACGTGCAATATTTGCCAGAGTTCTAATACAGGGAGTCGCAGATAATACAGTATTTCTAAGCATCACAATGTCCCGCATAACCCCTTGATGTACCTACATAGACCGAGTTTCTGCCCACAATTTAAGTACTACTCCATATTTAGTGTGCGAAGAGTATATCTGCTGGAATCTTCATCATAAGTTcatgtaaaaaaaaaaaaaaagaattgagcTCATCGCTCATCGCTATTCCATTTTGACATGAGGAATAACAAACGTAAAtgcaagaaagaatatGTGTTAGCAAACTAAACGACTGATTAGTCTTACATATAAGAGCACATAGACTAATATACAGAATGGCTGTTAAAGGAAGCTCGTCTGGgagcaaaaaaaagagcagTAGCTCTTCTGGCAGCGCAGAAGAATCCTCAAAGAGTAAGTTCAAGCTTCCTAAGGAATATATAGTACGTCCATGCACCAACGAAGTTGCAAATAATGCGGAAGCCATCgttgaaattgatacaGAAGTGATGGAAGCACTGGAGTTGAAGAATGACAGCTTTTGTATTGTTTCTAAGCCAGGAGAAAATGGCATCGTAGCCATTTGCAAAGCTTCCAAAGATGAATCAGTCCTGAATAATGTAATAAAGGTGAGTAAACCTTTACGAAGTGTTGGAAGTTTACTTCTAGGTGACAGGTTAGAGATTAGAAAACTGCAGAAACAGCCAGTTTATCTAGAATCGGTGACTGTGGGCAGTTTACAAGGTATAGAACTACCTTCTGATGGCTTGATAGCACAGACCCTTGACAAATGCGGTCTTTTGATGCCTGGGATGATCTTTCGTTCAGTAGAACTTGATAAGGACACAATAGTAGATCTTATTATCAATGATATCAACGATAATTCCTCCGATCTTCCAGATATGTCCAAGTTGAATATTTCAGATAAACCAACATCTATGGATAATGTGAGTAACTGCTATTTGTCTCCACCAGGCCTTTTCAATAAGAAATCCACTAAGATCATAACCACAACGGAAAGGGAGGTTGTTTCAAAGTATGGTCTTCCTCAACCAGTACTTTATAATGCCGTAGGTGGGCTTACAAAGGAAATTTCCACTTTGAAAAGCACTGTAGAGCTTCCATTACACCAACCTCAACTATTTACAGATTTTGGCATTACTCCACCTAGAGGTATTTTACTACATGGTCCGCCAGGTACAGGTAAGACTATGCTTCTTAGATGTGTGGCAAATGAAACAGACGCACATGTATTGACCATCAATGGACCTTCTATTGTTTCGAAGTACCTCGGTGAAACTGAAGCCGCATTAAGGgaaattttcaatgaagCAAAAAGGTATCAACCttctattatttttatCGATGAGATAGACTCTTTGGCTCCAAGTAGAGCTAGCGATGACTCCGGAGAAGTTGAAAGTAGAGTTGTAGCCACCTTATTGACCTTAATGGACGGCATGGATGGGAGTGGAAGacttgctgttgttgcgGCTACAAATAGACCAAACGCCATTGATCCTGCCTTGAGAAGACCAGGGAGGTTTGACCAAGAGATCGAAATCAGCATTCCAGATGTCGAGGCAAGACACGATATTCTTAGAAAACAATTTAGCAGAATGTCAAACAAGAGGCAGCTTCTAACGGCGGATGATGTTTTTCAAATTGCCTCTAAGACTCATGGTTATGTCGGTGCTGATTTAATTGCTTTATGCAGAGAATCTGTAATGAAGACAATTCAAAGAGGCCTACACtcaaaaattgaaagaagtgAGTTAAAGGTTACTTTTGATGACGTACTTGATGCAATGGTTGATATTCGTCCAAGTGCTATGAGAGAAATTTTCCTTGAAACCCCTAAGGTTTATTGGGATGATATTGGTGGAcaagaagagttgaagCTCAAAATGAAGGAGATGATACAACTCCCATTAGAAGCAGCTGAAACATTCAATAAACTTGGCGTAAGTGCACCTAAAGGTGTTTTATTATACGGCCCTCCAGGGTGCTCTAAAACTTTAACAGCTAAGGCATTAGCTACTGAGTCTGGCATCAACTTCTTAGCCGTGAAAGGGCCAGAAATATTCAACAAATATGTCGGTGAATCGGAGAAGGCGATCAGAGAAATATTCCGCAAGGCAAGAGCGGCTTCTCCatcaataatatttttcGACGAAATTGATGCATTATCTCCAGATAGAGAATCCGGCAGTGGTACTTCAGCTGCCA
This genomic interval from Kluyveromyces marxianus DMKU3-1042 DNA, complete genome, chromosome 4 contains the following:
- a CDS encoding beta tubulin (autoregulation binding site), encoding MRDIVMLRNTVLSATPCIRTLANIARTRGSLPKRNQQEDDERISCILNVLNATKYELILPPISQLRKCLYVSKSSRFKIDSRFYGFARLELEGSTLLKSEFIATKSQLNVMNMRKNMTSLQKAFMTNHRTREVLSRFLRTKGVKKLARFPLPHYELSSNAITRMDLSVFYTVVACLAHCNEKMVMSELIQNEITKPAIRKLFRL
- the AFG2 gene encoding AAA family ATPase AFG2; amino-acid sequence: MAVKGSSSGSKKKSSSSSGSAEESSKSKFKLPKEYIVRPCTNEVANNAEAIVEIDTEVMEALELKNDSFCIVSKPGENGIVAICKASKDESVLNNVIKVSKPLRSVGSLLLGDRLEIRKLQKQPVYLESVTVGSLQGIELPSDGLIAQTLDKCGLLMPGMIFRSVELDKDTIVDLIINDINDNSSDLPDMSKLNISDKPTSMDNVSNCYLSPPGLFNKKSTKIITTTEREVVSKYGLPQPVLYNAVGGLTKEISTLKSTVELPLHQPQLFTDFGITPPRGILLHGPPGTGKTMLLRCVANETDAHVLTINGPSIVSKYLGETEAALREIFNEAKRYQPSIIFIDEIDSLAPSRASDDSGEVESRVVATLLTLMDGMDGSGRLAVVAATNRPNAIDPALRRPGRFDQEIEISIPDVEARHDILRKQFSRMSNKRQLLTADDVFQIASKTHGYVGADLIALCRESVMKTIQRGLHSKIERSELKVTFDDVLDAMVDIRPSAMREIFLETPKVYWDDIGGQEELKLKMKEMIQLPLEAAETFNKLGVSAPKGVLLYGPPGCSKTLTAKALATESGINFLAVKGPEIFNKYVGESEKAIREIFRKARAASPSIIFFDEIDALSPDRESGSGTSAANHVLTSLLNEIDGIEELKGVIIVAATNRPDEIDPALLRPGRLDRHIYVGPPDFDARLQILKKCTKNFNIDPLEVDLNALAESTDGCSGAEVVLLCQEAGLAAIMEDVNTSKVEQRHFTKALAGIARGITPEMLEYYSAFASRSGISA
- the SKI2 gene encoding SKI complex RNA helicase subunit SKI2, with the protein product MTTSSFSTATDLFESLNGLDISDIHEFEDKIITPKGYSQAIEEVEISNRFLHTSNVLDWNLLDLLQPMPNSNTLQVPSDLNEKNQERNDFIPLSMISCPEPVSRTQYHFHRVGIEGEISTYEEKVNIEDVLNANSANSLSLTRKINPNGDLIRGTTNQLPFTPGGLDKDVVETGSDSVVANNEAGTKLLSRDEFGLFNIPPGLERGITPNIETNNQTTQKELEEIDRLSKLENDEQNKQEIQKLRDLEHDKISSSAVVDESLGTSEIDELLPVDLNFGRHIRKLNKSSDRVEWAHMVDLNSNMDNFNDLVPNPARTWPFELDTFQKEAVYHLEQGDSVFVAAHTSAGKTVVAEYAIAMSKRNMTKTIYTSPIKALSNQKFRDFKEDFDDIDVGLITGDVQINPEADCLIMTTEILRSMLYRGADLIRDVEFVIFDEVHYVNDQMRGVVWEEVIIMLPQHVKFILLSATVPNTFEFANWIGRTKQKNIYVISTPKRPVPLEINIWTKKKLIPVINDKREFLPRGFREHKDLLTDSVVSGSDPRSQQKNGKPSGNQKTITKGSKGVGAKGSNKSSFFKYDGPTKATWYNLLKHLKANDLLPAVVFVFSKKRCEEYADAVEGADLLNAKERSAIHIFIEKSISRLRKDDRELPQILKIRSLLSRGIAVHHGGLLPIVKELIEILFAKGFVKLLFATETFAMGLNLPTRTVVFSEISKHDGEKKRNLLPGEFTQMAGRAGRRGKDKTGTVIVMSYSRPLDEASFKEVTLGIPTRLQSQFRLTYNMILNLLRIEALRVEEMIKFSFSENSKETLKPEQENMIKELQAKVDLIDISKYSEEDIKEYESAYNLISGYSQTCVDIMTEIDETRTIGKRLSVGRFIIFRDKNGNPVAGFVFKSNPPKGTCVVLKLTRPMLLGSESVNHLPSLFFFANYCSSHLSTWNSIKGCLDLEIQEISIFDIEVISKFIFSDVNGKFINSTSEEQRKLACEFLFSVSRRVQKTKDLTLASTPSLKVQQSVLQIQKIVADLHRLRVVEDETFGKKFEPFYKRFELQKEIKNIYHMMSEQNLSLLPDYESRLSVLKETGFIDYNNNVLLKGRVACEINTGYELVLTELILDNFLGDFEPEEIVALLSAFVYEGRTREEEPPVITPRLAKGKEKIKEIYSKMQEVSERYQIPATQEEAEFLEKKRFALLNVIYEWARGLSFKEIMEMSVEAEGTIVRVISRLDEVCREVRNAAVIIGNSVLHQKMTQAQELIKRDIVFAASLYL